A stretch of the Rhizobium leguminosarum genome encodes the following:
- a CDS encoding FadR/GntR family transcriptional regulator yields the protein MVEVNGESLNAEAAPPGKPERGKAVKLVDRVFDQLLERIRGGNYPPDSRLPGEHELASMLGVSRPIVRDALARLRDQGMVYARQGAGTFVSAHGSPTTQLAYSPVKTIADIQRCYEFRLTIEPAAAYFAAKRRNEQAIQKIATALADLREATSHQLHRTDADFIFHRAVTEAANNHYYTASLDALKAHIAVGMHLHGLSLLGPRQGLEQVYEEHNAIYKAIADGRADDAQRLMKAHLEGSRDRLFEGRALDLSF from the coding sequence GTGGTTGAAGTGAACGGCGAATCTTTGAACGCGGAAGCCGCCCCGCCGGGCAAGCCCGAACGCGGCAAGGCCGTCAAGCTGGTCGATCGCGTCTTCGACCAGCTGCTTGAGCGTATCCGCGGCGGAAACTATCCGCCGGATTCACGTCTGCCCGGCGAACATGAACTTGCCTCGATGCTGGGTGTTTCCAGGCCGATCGTCCGAGATGCGCTGGCCCGCCTGCGCGACCAGGGCATGGTCTATGCCCGGCAGGGCGCCGGCACCTTCGTCAGCGCCCATGGGTCGCCGACGACACAGCTCGCCTATTCGCCGGTCAAGACGATTGCCGATATTCAGCGCTGCTACGAATTCCGCCTGACCATCGAGCCGGCCGCGGCCTATTTCGCCGCCAAGCGCCGCAATGAGCAGGCGATCCAGAAAATCGCTACCGCCCTTGCGGATCTGCGCGAGGCGACCAGCCATCAGCTGCACCGCACCGATGCCGATTTCATCTTCCATCGCGCGGTGACGGAAGCAGCCAACAATCACTATTATACGGCCTCGCTCGATGCGCTGAAGGCCCATATCGCCGTCGGCATGCATCTCCACGGCCTTTCTCTGCTCGGCCCCCGCCAGGGGCTGGAACAGGTCTATGAAGAGCATAACGCCATCTACAAAGCGATCGCCGATGGGCGGGCCGACGATGCGCAAAGGCTGATGAAGGCGCATCTCGAAGGCTCCCGCGACCGTCTGTTCGAGGGCAGGGCGCTCGACCTGTCCTTCTGA
- a CDS encoding ABC transporter permease: MLRYVLTRFAIWIPSVLVVMLAVYALAFYGAGDPIKLIFLRAPGDVAYNPQRIEAIRESAGLNRPFIEQFGLYIWNLLHGQFGNSLTSGRAVWAMVSAAAPVSFQLALCSVILTTVVAIPLGMIAALNHNSRLDYAILGSALFLWAIPAYVAGPLLMVGLIVLLPGASVPYGWGGIFDIRILLPLLVLSFQPIALIVRQTRAAVIEVLSEDFVRTARAKGVPEIIVALRHILRPVLTPVVTQLGLIMITIVNGAIFVELVFGLPGLGRLTVQALINSDYPVILAITLIGSFLVMVSNLLVDVLYPLLDPRANDARRSR, translated from the coding sequence ATGCTGCGCTACGTGCTAACCCGGTTTGCCATCTGGATTCCCTCCGTTCTGGTGGTGATGCTGGCCGTTTACGCGCTGGCCTTCTATGGCGCCGGCGACCCGATCAAGCTGATCTTCCTGCGCGCACCGGGCGACGTCGCCTATAATCCGCAGCGCATCGAAGCCATCCGCGAAAGTGCTGGCCTCAACAGGCCCTTCATCGAGCAGTTCGGCCTTTACATCTGGAACCTGCTGCACGGCCAATTCGGCAACTCGCTGACGTCGGGCCGCGCCGTCTGGGCAATGGTCTCAGCTGCAGCTCCCGTCTCCTTCCAGCTCGCCCTCTGTTCCGTCATCCTGACGACCGTCGTTGCGATCCCGCTCGGCATGATCGCGGCGCTGAACCACAATTCGCGCCTCGACTACGCCATTCTGGGCTCGGCGCTCTTCCTCTGGGCGATCCCGGCCTATGTCGCCGGGCCGCTGCTGATGGTCGGCCTCATCGTGCTGCTGCCGGGTGCGAGCGTGCCTTATGGCTGGGGCGGCATCTTCGATATCCGTATCCTGCTGCCGCTGCTCGTGCTTTCCTTCCAGCCGATCGCGCTGATCGTGCGGCAGACGCGGGCTGCCGTCATCGAGGTGCTGTCGGAGGATTTCGTCCGCACCGCCCGGGCCAAGGGCGTGCCGGAGATCATCGTGGCGCTGCGCCATATCCTGCGGCCGGTACTGACGCCTGTGGTGACGCAGCTCGGCCTGATCATGATCACCATCGTCAACGGCGCGATCTTCGTCGAACTGGTCTTCGGCCTGCCGGGGCTCGGACGCCTGACGGTGCAGGCGCTGATCAATTCCGACTATCCGGTGATCCTGGCGATCACGCTGATCGGATCGTTCCTGGTGATGGTGTCGAACCTTTTGGTGGATGTGCTTTATCCGCTGCTCGACCCGCGCGCCAATGATGCAAGAAGGAGCCGCTGA
- a CDS encoding ABC transporter permease has translation MSAIPLSTTETAEEQPVSLWRDAWYRLKRNKLAVFGLVIVLILAFTAIFGPYLTPYDYLSQDLNARNALPSMSHLFGTDDLGRDVFSRVVFGTRTAFLVAVIVTFFAVLIGLTLGAVAGFFGNPFDRAIMWLTDVTMSVPNLLLVVVINASLKSPITRWMEARYLETLNPFYRQTIWVDFILVFGSMALISWPPYARLVRAQVLSIRSRPYITAAQALGLSNWVIIKRYVVPNALGPLIVSVSAGLGTAMVLESAFSFLGVGVNPPTPSWGNMISDGLRVWQHYPHLLAAPAAVLGLASVAFSFLGDGLNDALNPRGSK, from the coding sequence ATGTCCGCAATCCCTCTATCCACCACCGAAACCGCCGAGGAACAGCCGGTCAGCCTGTGGCGCGACGCCTGGTATCGGCTGAAGCGCAACAAGCTCGCCGTCTTCGGTCTCGTCATCGTCCTGATCCTCGCCTTCACGGCGATCTTCGGGCCTTACCTGACGCCCTATGACTATCTGAGCCAGGATCTCAACGCTCGTAACGCGCTGCCGTCGATGAGCCATCTTTTTGGAACCGACGATCTCGGCCGCGACGTCTTCAGCCGGGTGGTCTTCGGCACGCGGACCGCTTTCCTCGTTGCCGTCATCGTCACCTTTTTCGCGGTGTTGATCGGCCTCACACTCGGTGCGGTGGCTGGTTTCTTCGGCAATCCTTTCGACCGCGCCATCATGTGGCTGACCGACGTGACAATGTCGGTTCCCAACCTGCTGCTCGTCGTCGTCATCAACGCCTCGCTGAAATCGCCGATCACCCGCTGGATGGAGGCACGCTACCTCGAGACCCTCAATCCCTTTTATCGCCAGACGATATGGGTGGATTTCATCCTCGTCTTCGGTTCGATGGCGCTGATCTCCTGGCCGCCATATGCCCGTCTCGTGCGCGCCCAGGTTTTGTCGATCCGCAGCCGGCCCTATATCACGGCGGCCCAGGCGCTCGGCCTGTCGAACTGGGTCATCATCAAGCGTTATGTCGTGCCGAATGCGCTCGGGCCGCTGATCGTCTCGGTCAGCGCCGGTCTCGGTACGGCGATGGTGCTGGAAAGCGCCTTCAGCTTCCTTGGGGTCGGCGTCAATCCGCCGACGCCGAGCTGGGGCAACATGATCTCGGACGGTCTTCGCGTCTGGCAGCATTACCCGCATCTTCTCGCCGCTCCGGCGGCCGTGCTCGGCCTTGCCTCGGTTGCCTTCAGCTTCCTCGGCGACGGCCTCAACGACGCGCTCAATCCGCGGGGCAGCAAATGA
- a CDS encoding type II toxin-antitoxin system RelE/ParE family toxin gives MIQSFKNKALADLFATGKTAKIDAKLQKRILIRLDRLEHAEKPDDMNLPGFDFHALKGHNPTRYTVHVNGPWCITFEFDGNDAARVDFEQYH, from the coding sequence ATGATCCAGTCGTTCAAAAACAAAGCTCTGGCAGATCTTTTTGCGACTGGCAAAACGGCAAAGATCGATGCCAAGCTGCAAAAGCGAATTCTGATCAGGCTCGACCGCTTGGAACACGCCGAAAAGCCGGACGACATGAACCTTCCCGGTTTCGACTTCCATGCCCTCAAGGGTCATAATCCCACTCGGTATACCGTTCACGTCAACGGCCCCTGGTGCATCACATTCGAATTCGACGGTAACGATGCCGCTCGCGTCGATTTCGAGCAATATCATTGA
- a CDS encoding ABC transporter substrate-binding protein, which produces MSLDQSDKTNISRRNALKLGLAAGVGLTVFGMNARIVMADEGQVLKVAHPAFDQDWSPLRGGGRTFRWNSIWWASPMYFDSQGKIKPYVFTSWESADNAVWTFKIDPKAVFSDGSKITSADVKGSWEVASMPNTKSQRADQVLSKVKGYAEIAAGSGKELTGVATPDEGTVVVTLTAADPIFFMRLANHIAPITKASQSRGSDGEEVIDWYKPDSKPAFSGPFKLTSIDIDAGKLTFEPNENFFGPKPKLARIEVTSIEDNVTATSLIKSGEFNAHTELVTSTIIQDLGPEFSAGPLIPTSQHFWFNISRAPMDDPKVRQALIMAIDRDGLFKASYPDGPHKKADQILNAVPGAEGSGFEPFPYDPAAAKKLLAESSYGGPERLPKIMFVGISAPAIQAAAQFIAEQWRQNLGITAVDMKPQQDAYAGPDQNSVQIFRDDVGTRVPDAVSYLAGCIASTSSNAQNKLGGYKNDKVDSALAEATTKAADDPQRIALAQEAQKAFRADWAFIPWYSQAMSRWATKDVKGLDKNLDWQIVEPWNISIG; this is translated from the coding sequence ATGTCTTTAGATCAATCGGATAAAACCAATATATCGCGTCGCAACGCGCTGAAGCTCGGCCTTGCGGCCGGCGTCGGCCTCACCGTGTTCGGGATGAATGCCCGCATCGTAATGGCCGACGAAGGCCAGGTCCTCAAGGTCGCACATCCGGCCTTCGACCAGGATTGGTCGCCGCTGCGCGGCGGCGGCAGGACGTTCCGCTGGAATTCGATCTGGTGGGCCTCGCCGATGTATTTCGACAGCCAGGGCAAAATCAAGCCTTACGTCTTCACCAGTTGGGAATCGGCCGACAACGCCGTCTGGACTTTCAAGATCGACCCCAAGGCCGTCTTCTCCGACGGCAGCAAGATCACCTCGGCCGACGTCAAGGGATCGTGGGAAGTCGCCTCGATGCCGAACACCAAGAGCCAGCGCGCCGACCAGGTGCTGAGCAAGGTCAAGGGTTACGCCGAAATCGCTGCCGGCTCCGGCAAAGAGCTGACGGGTGTCGCGACACCCGACGAGGGGACGGTCGTCGTGACGCTGACGGCAGCCGATCCGATCTTCTTCATGCGCCTGGCAAATCACATCGCGCCGATCACCAAGGCCTCGCAGTCGCGCGGCAGCGACGGCGAGGAGGTCATCGACTGGTACAAGCCTGACAGCAAGCCGGCCTTCTCCGGCCCCTTCAAGCTGACGAGCATCGATATCGACGCCGGCAAGCTCACCTTCGAACCGAACGAGAACTTCTTCGGCCCGAAGCCGAAGCTTGCGCGCATCGAGGTGACCTCGATCGAGGACAATGTGACGGCGACATCGCTGATCAAATCCGGCGAGTTCAACGCTCATACGGAACTCGTCACATCGACGATCATCCAGGATCTCGGCCCGGAATTCTCGGCCGGCCCGCTGATCCCGACCAGCCAGCACTTCTGGTTCAATATCTCCCGCGCTCCGATGGACGATCCGAAGGTCCGCCAGGCGCTGATCATGGCGATCGATCGCGACGGCCTGTTCAAGGCGTCCTATCCCGATGGGCCGCACAAGAAGGCCGACCAGATCCTCAACGCGGTTCCGGGCGCCGAAGGTTCCGGTTTCGAGCCCTTTCCCTATGATCCGGCAGCCGCAAAGAAGCTGCTTGCCGAATCGAGCTATGGCGGGCCTGAGCGCCTGCCGAAGATCATGTTCGTCGGCATCTCGGCGCCGGCCATTCAGGCCGCCGCCCAGTTTATCGCCGAGCAATGGCGCCAGAACCTCGGCATCACTGCCGTCGACATGAAGCCGCAGCAGGATGCTTATGCCGGCCCGGACCAGAACTCGGTCCAGATCTTCCGCGACGATGTCGGCACCCGTGTTCCTGATGCCGTCTCCTATCTGGCAGGCTGCATCGCCTCGACCTCGTCGAATGCGCAGAACAAGCTCGGGGGATATAAGAACGACAAGGTCGACAGCGCCCTTGCCGAGGCGACGACCAAGGCTGCGGATGATCCGCAACGCATCGCTCTCGCCCAGGAAGCTCAGAAGGCGTTCCGCGCGGATTGGGCTTTCATTCCGTGGTATTCTCAGGCGATGTCTCGCTGGGCAACCAAGGACGTCAAAGGCCTGGACAAGAACCTCGACTGGCAGATCGTCGAACCCTGGAATATTTCCATCGGCTGA
- a CDS encoding HigA family addiction module antitoxin: protein MPVYETTRPTTRCPSHPGALLEDIIPATGKTKVEIANLLGISRQQLYDILNEKKPVSPNVAARLGKLFGDGPAIWLRMQAAYDAWHAEREVDVSGIPTIRAA, encoded by the coding sequence ATGCCCGTGTATGAAACGACGAGGCCGACGACGCGCTGCCCTTCCCACCCTGGGGCATTGCTCGAGGACATCATCCCGGCAACGGGAAAGACCAAGGTGGAAATCGCCAATCTGCTTGGTATCTCGCGCCAGCAACTCTACGATATTCTGAACGAGAAGAAGCCCGTATCGCCCAATGTCGCTGCCCGACTTGGGAAATTGTTTGGTGATGGGCCTGCAATCTGGCTGCGTATGCAGGCCGCCTATGATGCCTGGCACGCCGAACGGGAAGTGGACGTCTCGGGCATTCCGACAATCCGGGCGGCCTGA
- a CDS encoding four-carbon acid sugar kinase family protein — translation MTLQAAIIADDLTGALDTGTPFVEAGLSVAVAIEVEAAQDAIATGCDVLVINTASRALSEREAAERVRSAAEVIRDVRPSVVMKKIDSRLKGNVAAESLALAKALGLKTILVAPAIPDQERLTYRGCVVGRGVDRPLPIADLFAGRADNVVVADAEDDTDLDQIVEGHVWLTTLGVGARGLGAAFARRLGETGRGPVTEFTATPRTLFAFGSRDPITSAQMNRLEASGALRMVVDAPMGQIECGEGLALPVLLRCSGEMAADAALVAGDFAAGVKRVIDDTKPDMLMVGGGDTALAVFQALGVRVLMPKGEIEAGVPWFDVTAADGRSFRCSVKSGGFGKPDSLLKLVLRNQAA, via the coding sequence ATGACGCTGCAGGCTGCGATCATTGCCGACGATCTGACGGGCGCGCTCGATACCGGCACGCCCTTTGTCGAGGCCGGCCTTTCGGTTGCGGTCGCCATCGAGGTGGAGGCGGCGCAGGATGCGATCGCCACCGGCTGCGATGTCCTCGTCATCAACACCGCCTCTCGCGCTCTTAGCGAGCGAGAAGCTGCCGAAAGGGTCCGATCGGCCGCCGAGGTCATTCGTGACGTGAGACCTTCCGTTGTCATGAAGAAGATCGACTCCCGGCTGAAGGGCAATGTCGCCGCGGAAAGCCTGGCGCTGGCAAAAGCGCTCGGCCTGAAGACCATCCTGGTGGCGCCCGCCATTCCCGATCAGGAGCGCCTGACCTACCGCGGCTGCGTCGTCGGCCGCGGTGTCGACAGGCCGCTGCCGATTGCCGATCTGTTCGCGGGCCGCGCGGATAATGTTGTCGTTGCCGATGCCGAGGACGATACCGATCTCGATCAGATCGTCGAGGGTCATGTCTGGCTGACGACGCTTGGCGTTGGTGCGCGCGGCCTCGGTGCGGCATTCGCCCGCCGGCTCGGCGAAACCGGGCGGGGGCCGGTGACGGAATTTACGGCGACCCCGCGCACGCTGTTTGCCTTCGGCTCACGCGATCCGATCACCTCAGCCCAGATGAACCGGCTCGAAGCCTCGGGCGCCTTGCGTATGGTGGTGGATGCGCCGATGGGGCAGATCGAATGCGGGGAGGGCCTGGCGCTGCCGGTGCTGCTGCGCTGCAGCGGCGAGATGGCGGCCGATGCTGCGCTCGTCGCCGGTGATTTTGCGGCGGGCGTCAAAAGGGTGATCGACGATACGAAACCCGATATGCTGATGGTCGGCGGCGGCGATACGGCGCTTGCGGTTTTCCAGGCGCTTGGTGTCAGGGTGCTCATGCCGAAGGGCGAGATCGAGGCTGGCGTCCCCTGGTTCGATGTCACGGCCGCCGACGGGCGGTCTTTTCGGTGCTCCGTCAAGTCGGGGGGCTTCGGTAAGCCGGATAGTTTGTTAAAACTGGTTCTTCGGAATCAGGCGGCATAA
- a CDS encoding ABC transporter ATP-binding protein, which produces MAAQPLLKVENLVKHFHVKLGAFGERSATVYALDNVNLDIMEGETLSLVGESGCGKSTTGFTILNLYKATSGKVVYKGQDLATLDEKQMRPFRRDLQIVFQDPYSTLNPRMTVGEAIGEPILFHKLCTKAELKEKVATLLTDVGLPTRFAQRYPHELSGGQRQRVVIARALACQPKFIVCDEAISALDVSIQAQIINLLLDLQEKYGLTYLFIAHDLAVVRHISTRVGVMYLGRLAELASREELFDNPLHPYTRALLSAVPETDPEHERTRQRQILQGDVPSPLNPPPGCRFHTRCPIAMDVCSKVIPVWKEAKPGHLVACHAVNTEQIA; this is translated from the coding sequence ATGGCTGCCCAACCACTGCTCAAGGTCGAAAACCTGGTCAAGCATTTCCACGTCAAGCTCGGCGCCTTCGGCGAACGCTCGGCAACGGTCTATGCGCTCGACAATGTCAATCTCGACATCATGGAAGGCGAGACGCTGAGCCTCGTCGGCGAATCCGGCTGCGGCAAGTCGACGACCGGCTTCACCATCCTCAACCTCTACAAGGCGACCAGCGGCAAGGTCGTTTACAAGGGCCAGGACCTCGCGACGCTCGACGAAAAGCAGATGCGGCCCTTCCGCCGCGACCTGCAGATCGTCTTCCAGGATCCCTATTCGACGCTCAATCCGCGTATGACGGTGGGCGAGGCGATCGGCGAGCCGATCCTCTTCCACAAACTCTGCACGAAGGCCGAGCTGAAGGAGAAGGTGGCGACGCTGCTGACCGATGTCGGCCTGCCCACACGATTTGCCCAGCGTTACCCGCATGAGCTTTCCGGCGGCCAGCGTCAGCGTGTCGTCATCGCCCGCGCACTTGCCTGCCAGCCGAAATTCATCGTCTGCGACGAGGCGATCTCAGCGCTCGACGTGTCGATCCAGGCACAGATCATTAACCTGCTGCTCGATCTGCAGGAGAAATATGGTCTGACCTATCTGTTCATCGCCCACGATCTGGCGGTGGTGCGCCATATCAGCACCCGCGTCGGCGTCATGTATCTGGGGCGGCTTGCCGAGCTTGCTAGCCGCGAGGAACTGTTCGACAATCCGCTGCATCCCTATACCAGGGCGCTGCTGTCGGCCGTCCCGGAGACCGATCCGGAGCATGAGCGCACCCGTCAACGCCAGATCCTGCAGGGCGACGTGCCGAGCCCGCTGAACCCGCCTCCCGGCTGCCGGTTCCACACGCGCTGCCCGATCGCGATGGACGTCTGCAGCAAGGTCATCCCTGTCTGGAAGGAAGCCAAGCCCGGCCATCTCGTTGCCTGCCATGCCGTCAATACGGAGCAGATCGCATGA
- a CDS encoding ABC transporter ATP-binding protein: MIDTQNTDRLLDVRNLTVEIDGRNGLAVVVDGIDLHVDKGETLGVVGESGCGKSLTMLSLMRLLPNKIKVTKGTATFDGHDLQTMSNRELRKVRGGDIGFVFQDPMTSLNPVMRVGDQICEPLIYHRGMKKAAARARAVELLRLVGIPGPEERLQAFPHELSGGMRQRVMIAIGLACNPKLLIADEPTTALDVTIQAQIVDLVKDLRAKLGMSVVWITHDLALIAGLVDRVAVLYAGTVVEDAPVDELYARPSHPYTRGLLSSIPKLSDPPASRLSSIGGTPPEPGRRPKGCPFAPRCPLAEAICDEKVPQLERLSGSSNHRAACFVVQRMQEAA, from the coding sequence ATGATCGACACCCAAAACACCGACCGCCTGCTCGATGTCAGGAACCTCACCGTCGAAATCGACGGCCGCAATGGCCTGGCCGTCGTCGTCGACGGCATCGATCTCCATGTCGACAAGGGCGAGACGCTCGGCGTTGTCGGCGAATCCGGTTGCGGCAAGAGCCTCACCATGCTGAGCCTGATGCGGCTCCTGCCGAACAAGATCAAGGTCACCAAGGGAACCGCCACCTTCGACGGGCACGATCTGCAGACGATGTCGAATCGCGAGCTGCGCAAGGTGCGTGGCGGCGATATCGGCTTCGTCTTCCAGGATCCGATGACGTCACTCAATCCCGTCATGCGCGTCGGCGACCAGATCTGCGAGCCGCTGATCTATCACCGCGGCATGAAGAAGGCTGCAGCCCGCGCCCGCGCTGTCGAGCTTCTGCGCCTCGTTGGCATTCCCGGCCCGGAAGAGCGCCTGCAGGCCTTCCCGCATGAGCTTTCCGGTGGCATGCGCCAGCGCGTGATGATCGCAATCGGCCTTGCCTGCAATCCCAAGCTTCTGATCGCCGATGAGCCGACGACGGCGCTCGACGTCACCATCCAGGCTCAGATCGTCGATCTGGTGAAGGACCTGCGCGCCAAGCTCGGCATGTCGGTCGTCTGGATCACACACGATCTGGCGCTGATCGCCGGCCTGGTCGACCGCGTCGCCGTGCTCTATGCCGGCACCGTCGTCGAGGATGCGCCGGTCGACGAGCTCTATGCCCGCCCGAGCCATCCCTATACGCGCGGCCTGCTCTCCTCGATCCCGAAACTGTCAGACCCGCCGGCAAGCCGGTTGAGTTCGATCGGCGGCACGCCGCCGGAACCCGGCCGCCGGCCGAAGGGCTGCCCGTTTGCGCCGCGCTGCCCGCTCGCCGAGGCGATCTGCGACGAAAAGGTGCCGCAGCTTGAACGCTTAAGCGGCAGCAGCAATCATCGCGCCGCCTGTTTCGTCGTCCAGAGAATGCAGGAGGCCGCGTGA